In Nitratireductor mangrovi, the genomic window CCCTCGTGCCCCTGCAAGTGCGCCGTCGATAAGTTCGAGCGCCAGAAGACGATGCTTCTCGTAGGGTCCCGGCATGGCGAGCTCGTCGCTCCGCTCGGCGCTGAAACCGAAGCGCTCGTAATATCCGGGGTCTCCGACGAGCAAGATCGCGCCGTGCCCGCGTCGGCGGGCCTCGGCGATCGCGTGCCGCATCAGCGCAACGCCGATGCCCGCACCCTTGAGCGCCGGTTCCACCGCTAGCGGACCGAGGAGGAGCGCATTAGGCCCATTGTGGCCGGCGCGAACATTCCACAACCGCACGGTACCGACCAGGCGTCCATCGCCGTCCATCGCCGAGAACGCCAGCCCATCGGCCGGCAAACGACCCCGGCGCAGTTTCTCCGACGATTTGCGCTTGCGACCCGGCCCCATCGCCCGGTCGAGCAGCACCTCGCGCGCGGCTTCATCGGCCGGCGATTCCGGTGCGACGACGACAGCCTGTCCAGCAACCTCCTGAACCGGCTCGCTGCCCGATTGGGCGGCAAATCCGCCGGCTACAGACGGCACAAGCAGAGATTCCATATCCGCGATCCTTCACCAGCGGAGAGATATTCCACGAGCGAACCTGTCGCGGGCGCGATGGCCCGCGGCAGGGTGATCCGAGAGGCCTGAGCCTCTCAGATCACGTAGGATCGGAGCGGCTCGAAGCCGTTGAAGGCGACCGAAGCGTAGGTGGTGGTGTAAGCACCCGTTCCCTCGATCAGCACCTCATCGCCGATGGTGAGCGTCAGCGGCAGCGGATAAGGCGTCTTCTCGTAGAGTACGTCGGCCGAATCGCAGGTCGGGCCGGCCAGCACGCACGGCGCCATCTGGTCGTGGTCGCGGCCGGTCACGATCGGATAACGGATCGCCTCGTCCATTGTCTCCGCCAGCCCGCCGAACTTGCCGATGTCGAGATAAACCCAGCGCACATTGTCATTGTCGGCCTTCTTCGAGATCAGAACAACTTCCGACTTGATCACGCCTGCATTGCCAACCATGCCGCGGCCCGGCTCGACGATCGTCTCAGGGATGCGGTTGCCGAAATGCCGACGCAGCGCACCGAAGATGGCCTGGCCATAGGCCTGAGCCGCGGGCACATCCTTCAGGTAGCGGGTCGGGAAGCCGCCGCCCATGTTGACCATCTTCAAGACGATGCCCTCCTCCGCCAGCGTCGCGAAGACACGGCCCGCATCAGCGAGCGCGCGGTCCCAGGCGGTCAGGTCGGTCTGCTGCGAGCCCACATGGAAGGAGACGCCATAGGCTTCGAGGTCGAGGCCATGCGCGTGGCGGAGCACATCCACCGCCATCGTCGGTACGCAGCCGAACTTGCGCGACAGCGGCCATTCGGCGCCTTCGCCGTCGGTGAGAACGCGGCAGAAAACACGCGCGCCCGGCGCCACGCGGGCGACCTTCTCGACTTCCTCGACGCAGTCGACGGCGAACAGCCGGATGCCAAGATCGAAGGCACGTGCAATGTCGCGCTCCTTCTTGATTGTGTTGCCGTAAGAGATGCGATCGGCGGTCGCGCCGGCGTCGAGCGCCATCTCGATTTCGGCCACGCTTGCAGTGTCGAAGGACGATCCGAGCGAGGCCAGCAGACGCAGGATTTCCGGCGCGGGATTGGCCTTCACGGCGTAGAAGATGCGGCTGTCGGGCAACGCCTTTTCAAAGGCACAAAAATTGTCGCGCACAACGTCGAGATCAACGACGAGGCAGGGTCCGTTGGGGCGTCGGGTGGCGAGGAAATCGAGGATGCGCTGGGTTGCCATCGGTCTCTCCATTGGCGGGCGGACCCGCCTTGCTCAGGGTCGCGGGCATCGCTGCCGCAAGGCTGCGATCCGCATGGACAAAGGACGTGGCCAGCTTCCAGGAACCGGACGGTGGAAGTCACCGGCACCTCGAACGCCTGTCACGCGGCGGTGAGCTTCCGCCTTGCGGCGAACGCTCGCTTTGTCTGCCTCAGCTTTGGATTGGGGAGACCCCTCCGCACTGCCGGCAATGAAGGTGTGCCTCTTCAGTAACCCCGGTCTTTGGACGACCGGCAGACACCAGAAAGGCCCGCACCGTCGTTGCTTCAAGATGTCCTCGGAATGGCGGTTGGCCGTCAGACCGACTGGAGGGGTTAGTTCCAGGTACCTTACCGAGACCCTCACCATAACGAGGGACCGGCGGACACCCACAGGCACGTGCG contains:
- a CDS encoding GNAT family N-acetyltransferase, which codes for MESLLVPSVAGGFAAQSGSEPVQEVAGQAVVVAPESPADEAAREVLLDRAMGPGRKRKSSEKLRRGRLPADGLAFSAMDGDGRLVGTVRLWNVRAGHNGPNALLLGPLAVEPALKGAGIGVALMRHAIAEARRRGHGAILLVGDPGYYERFGFSAERSDELAMPGPYEKHRLLALELIDGALAGARGVVRASGRRIEVQALRRAA
- the odc2 gene encoding ornithine/lysine decarboxylase, encoding MATQRILDFLATRRPNGPCLVVDLDVVRDNFCAFEKALPDSRIFYAVKANPAPEILRLLASLGSSFDTASVAEIEMALDAGATADRISYGNTIKKERDIARAFDLGIRLFAVDCVEEVEKVARVAPGARVFCRVLTDGEGAEWPLSRKFGCVPTMAVDVLRHAHGLDLEAYGVSFHVGSQQTDLTAWDRALADAGRVFATLAEEGIVLKMVNMGGGFPTRYLKDVPAAQAYGQAIFGALRRHFGNRIPETIVEPGRGMVGNAGVIKSEVVLISKKADNDNVRWVYLDIGKFGGLAETMDEAIRYPIVTGRDHDQMAPCVLAGPTCDSADVLYEKTPYPLPLTLTIGDEVLIEGTGAYTTTYASVAFNGFEPLRSYVI